One segment of Triticum aestivum cultivar Chinese Spring chromosome 2A, IWGSC CS RefSeq v2.1, whole genome shotgun sequence DNA contains the following:
- the LOC123185930 gene encoding probable metal-nicotianamine transporter YSL17, producing MEPSTPPAATHDLWGMEDEHPSTERVFEGESVPSRSETITVRSVAVSIVLGCALSIVAMKLALTSGFAPSLAMPAGLLGFFLPRLWMQLMDSLEASQLPFTRQENTVVQTCVVACTSIAYSGGFGTYILGMSKHSAEGGVGSDGLNVEEPEIGRMIVFLLLTSFAGLFAIMPFRDSLIVHRRLTFPSGTATAHLINTMHTPQGAKQAGQQLAMLSKTLFGTVAWSIFEWFFGVRKGCGLQAFPVFGLSAFQRGFYFDFSMTNVGVGMFCPYKITISMLAGSLVSWGLIWPYIQTKEGDWYPQGLDHDNISGINGYRVFIGVSMILADGLLHMLCILVQTLYTMYKQQENHQPRQSSNGQPFRCLSVVLDRSASSFDDRRRTQVFLRDRVPAMAPVVGYVVLSVISTVVIPQLYPQLRYHHVALAYIIAPVFAFCNAYGNGITDMNIATTYGKVSLLIFSSWVGLKDGGVVAGLAACAIIVSNVSTASDLMQDHKTGYITLTSPHTITICQVAGTALGCVVNPVIFSIFYSVYNSGAHDDSNSIGPYAKVYRGIAMLAMTEKNGLPRHTMLLCKVFLALALSISVLREVSTHKKWRVLRYIPSTIGMAVAFFVPPTIPVGMALGSAVIYLWGRFDRDDMRLMSPAAACGLICGDGFGSLLSSALTLLKATPPICIMFVARGVNQSLDAFLAAKGMPT from the exons ATGGAGCCGTCGACGCCGCCGGCCGCCACCCACGACCTCTGGGGGATGGAGGACGAGCACCCGTCCACGGAGCGGGTGTTCGAGGGGGAGTCCGTcccgtcgcggtcggagacgatcaCGGTGCGGTCCGTGGCGGTGAGCATCGTGCTCGGGTGCGCGCTCAGCATCGTGGCCATGAAGCTGGCCCTCACCTCCGGCTTCGCGCCCTCGCTCGCCATGCCCGCCGGCCTCCTGGGGTTCTTCCTCCCGCGCCTGTGGATGCAGCTGATGGACAGCCTCGAGGCGTCCCAGCTGCCCTTCACCCGCCAGGAGAACACCGTCGTCCAGACGTGCGTCGTCGCCTGCACCAGCATCGCCTACAGCG GTGGGTTTGGGACGTACATTCTGGGGATGAGCAAGCActcggcggagggcggcgtcgggAGCGACGGCCTGAACGTGGAGGAGCCGGAGATCGGCCGGAtgatcgtcttcctcctcctcaccaGCTTCGCCGGCCTGTTCGCCATCATGCCGTTCAGGGACAGCCTCATCGTCCACCGCCGGCTGACGTTCCCCAGCGGCACGGCCACGGCGCACCTCATCAACACCATGCACACTCCCCAGGGCGCCAAGCAAGCCGGCCAGCAACTGGCGATGTTGTCGAAGACCTTATTTGGGACCGTTGCATGGTCGATCTTCGAGTGGTTCTTCGGCGTCCGCAAGGGCTGTGGCTTGCAGGCGTTCCCGGTGTTTGGCCTCAGCGCTTTTCAACGAGGGTTCTACTTCGATTTCTCCATGACCAACGTCGGCGTCGGGATGTTCTGCCCGTACAAGATCACCATCTCGATGCTGGCGGGATCCTTGGTCTCGTGGGGGCTCATCTGGCCCTACATCCAGACGAAGGAGGGGGACTGGTACCCGCAGGGCCTCGACCACGACAACATCAGCGGCATCAATGGCTACCGGGTGTTCATCGGGGTATCCATGATCCTCGCCGACGGGCTCCTACACATGCTCTGCATCCTGGTTCAGACGCTCTACACCATGTACAAGCAACAGGAGAACCATCAGCCGAGGCAGAGCAGCAACGGGCAGCCGTTCCGGTGCCTTAGCGTCGTCCTCGACCGGTCGGCGTCCAGCTTCGACGACCGCCGGAGGACGCAGGTGTTCCTCCGGGACCGGGTCCCCGCCATGGCGCCCGTCGTCGGGTACGTGGTCCTGTCAGTCATCTCCACCGTCGTCATACCGCAGCTCTACCCCCAGCTGAGGTACCACCACGTGGCCTTAGCCTACATCATCGCGCCGGTGTTCGCCTTCTGCAACGCCTACGGCAACGGCATCACGGACATGAACATCGCGACCACCTACGGGAAGGTCTCGCTACTCATCTTCAGCTCGTGGGTGGGGCTCAAGGACGGCGGCGTGGTGGCCGGGCTGGCCGCCTGCGCCATCATCGTGTCCAACGTGTCCACCGCGTCCGACCTGATGCAGGACCACAAGACGGGCTACATCACCCTCACCTCGCCGCACACCATCACCATCTGCCAGGTCGCCGGCACGGCGCTCGGCTGCGTGGTGAACCCCGTCATCTTCTCCATCTTCTACAGCGTGTACAACAGCGGCGCCCACGACGACAGCAACAGCATCGGCCCGTACGCCAAGGTGTACCGGGGGATCGCCATGCTCGCCATGACCGAGAAGAACGGGCTTCCCAGGCACACCATGCTGCTCTGCAAGGTCTTCCTGGCGCTGGCGCTGTCCATCAGCGTGCTCCGGGAGGTGTCGACGCACAAGAAGTGGCGCGTCCTGAGGTACATCCCGAGCACCATCGGCATGGCCGTGGCCTTCTTCGTGCCGCCCACGATCCCCGTGGGCATGGCGCTGGGCAGCGCCGTGATCTACCTGTGGGGGAGGTTCGACCGCGACGACATGCGGCTCATGTCGCCGGCGGCGGCGTGCGGGCTGATCTGCGGGGACGGGTTCGGGTCGCTGCTGTCGTCGGCGCTCACGCTGCTCAAGGCCACCCCGCCGATCTGCATCATGTTCGTGGCTCGAGGAGTGAACCAGAGCCTTGACGCTTTCCTAGCAGCGAAAGGCATGCCAACGTAG